Proteins encoded together in one Candidatus Babeliales bacterium window:
- the rpsN gene encoding 30S ribosomal protein S14, producing the protein MSKTSVVERDKKRDRLVAKFKEKRSALKKIVSNTKVSLEERLAAQATLTDLPRNSSPARLKKRCSQTGRPRGYIGFFGVSRIVFRELASNGLLPGVKKASW; encoded by the coding sequence ATGTCAAAAACGTCTGTCGTAGAACGCGATAAAAAACGAGACCGTCTCGTTGCAAAGTTCAAAGAAAAAAGAAGTGCGTTGAAAAAAATTGTGAGCAATACAAAGGTTTCTCTTGAAGAACGTTTGGCTGCTCAAGCAACGCTTACAGATCTTCCAAGAAATTCAAGTCCTGCTCGTTTGAAAAAACGTTGTTCACAAACAGGACGTCCTCGTGGATATATTGGATTTTTTGGTGTTTCTAGGATTGTTTTCAGAGAACTTGCTTCAAATGGGCTTTTGCCTGGTGTGAAAAAAGCAAGCTGGTAA
- the rplD gene encoding 50S ribosomal protein L4, protein MNKQIDKKMNSNDANQVASSLTKISVQDLGLVVEHNAEVSYAVWVRALMQNWRQGTVGCKSRGEISFSNKKPWKQKGTGRARAGSARSPLWRSGGVIFGPQPRVRSLKINKKNKSQVLSACMASYANRGNLFAFDWTLPGEKPSTALAHKAFSNAGLMDKKVTLFLPREDFTHWASMNNLNYVQVLSFDDVNAYELSLGNCIVVLQKDIGMFKDMVAKWN, encoded by the coding sequence ATGAATAAGCAAATTGATAAAAAAATGAATTCAAATGATGCAAACCAGGTAGCAAGTTCTCTTACTAAAATCTCTGTTCAGGATCTAGGTCTTGTTGTTGAGCATAATGCAGAAGTGAGCTATGCGGTATGGGTTCGAGCGTTAATGCAAAATTGGCGCCAAGGAACTGTTGGCTGCAAATCACGTGGTGAAATTTCGTTTTCAAATAAAAAACCTTGGAAACAAAAAGGAACTGGACGTGCTCGTGCTGGTAGCGCACGATCTCCATTATGGAGAAGTGGTGGCGTTATCTTTGGTCCGCAACCCCGCGTTAGAAGTTTGAAAATTAACAAAAAGAACAAAAGCCAAGTACTTTCAGCGTGTATGGCGTCGTATGCAAACCGAGGCAATTTATTTGCTTTTGATTGGACATTGCCTGGAGAAAAACCTTCAACGGCATTAGCTCATAAAGCATTTTCAAATGCTGGTTTGATGGACAAAAAAGTAACGCTGTTTTTACCTCGAGAAGATTTTACACATTGGGCATCAATGAACAATTTGAACTATGTTCAAGTATTAAGTTTTGATGATGTTAATGCGTATGAACTTTCTTTAGGAAATTGCATCGTTGTGTTGCAAAAAGACATTGGCATGTTTAAAGATATGGTGGCAAAATGGAATTAA
- the rplB gene encoding 50S ribosomal protein L2, with product MAIVARKPRNASLRFQTFIDTSHLSKEKPLKSLTIGLRKKGGRNAYGRITVRHRGGGADKKYRIVDFQRSVRDVEGIIQSLEYDPNRNVHLGLVFYKNGDKRYILLPETLKEGSSVIAGANVEPKVGNCLPIRRIPAGFFIHNIEMRPNSGGKLARSAGTSAQIIAKDENFATLKMPSNEVRMLNLDCWATVGVLGNADYKNISWGKAGRTRQLGWRPSVRGMAMNPVDHPHGGGEGRSKSGSHPVTPWGKGCKGTRTRRKKDVLIIRRRK from the coding sequence ATGGCAATTGTTGCGAGAAAACCAAGAAACGCTTCTTTACGATTTCAAACATTCATTGATACGTCTCATCTTTCAAAAGAAAAGCCTTTAAAAAGTCTTACTATTGGATTACGTAAAAAGGGTGGAAGAAATGCTTATGGTCGAATTACGGTTCGTCATAGAGGTGGTGGTGCAGATAAGAAGTATAGAATAGTTGATTTTCAACGATCTGTACGCGATGTAGAAGGAATTATTCAATCACTTGAGTATGATCCAAATCGTAACGTGCATCTTGGATTAGTTTTTTATAAAAATGGAGATAAACGTTATATCTTGCTACCAGAAACTTTGAAAGAAGGCAGTTCTGTTATTGCAGGAGCAAACGTTGAGCCGAAGGTTGGTAATTGCTTACCTATTCGTCGTATTCCTGCTGGATTTTTTATCCACAATATTGAAATGAGACCAAATTCTGGCGGAAAACTTGCGCGTAGCGCAGGAACATCAGCTCAGATTATTGCAAAAGATGAAAATTTTGCGACGTTAAAAATGCCTTCAAACGAAGTTCGCATGTTGAACTTAGATTGTTGGGCTACAGTTGGAGTTCTCGGAAACGCTGATTACAAGAATATTTCTTGGGGTAAAGCTGGACGAACTCGTCAACTTGGATGGAGACCTTCAGTTCGTGGTATGGCTATGAACCCTGTTGATCACCCACATGGTGGTGGTGAAGGAAGATCGAAATCTGGTTCTCATCCAGTTACTCCTTGGGGTAAAGGATGTAAAGGAACAAGAACTCGTCGTAAAAAAGATGTGTTAATTATTAGAAGACGTAAATAA
- the rplX gene encoding 50S ribosomal protein L24: MKNQLKKNDKVQVVTGKDKGKVGEILELCKKFGRIKVEGVNIVTKHVKARRQGDVAGIQKREAFINASNVMPVDAMTGKPVRVNKIKRIS; the protein is encoded by the coding sequence ATGAAAAATCAATTGAAAAAAAACGACAAAGTTCAGGTAGTTACTGGAAAAGATAAAGGAAAAGTAGGCGAAATTCTAGAACTTTGCAAAAAGTTTGGTAGAATTAAAGTTGAAGGCGTAAATATTGTTACCAAGCACGTAAAAGCTCGTCGTCAAGGCGATGTTGCTGGAATACAAAAACGCGAAGCCTTTATCAATGCATCTAACGTTATGCCCGTTGATGCAATGACAGGAAAACCGGTACGAGTTAATAAGATTAAACGGATTTCATAA
- the tuf gene encoding elongation factor Tu, whose product MAKDTFVRSKPHVNVGTIGHVDHGKTTLTAAITTVLAKKGWAKARAFGEIDNAPEEKARGITIATSHVEYETANRHYAHVDCPGHADYVKNMITGAAQMDGAILVVSAADGPMPQTREHILLAKNVNVPSLVVFLNKVDMVDDLEMVDMVEEEIRDLLKKYDFPGDETPIIRGSALKALQGDTGELGSQAIEKLMEAVDNYIPLPKRDIDKPFLMPVEGVFSIAGRGTVATGRIEKGKVKIGEAVQLVGLNDKAIDTTVTGIEMFKKELAEGQAGDNAGLLLRGVKKEDIVRGMVIAKPGSITPHKKFRGQVYILSKEEGGRHSSFFSNYRPQFYFRTTDVTGVVTLPAGREMVMPGDNVVLDIELISPIAMEKDLRFAIREGGRTVGSGIVTEIIS is encoded by the coding sequence ATGGCAAAAGATACATTTGTTCGTAGTAAACCGCACGTAAACGTTGGTACTATCGGTCACGTTGATCATGGTAAAACAACTTTGACTGCGGCGATTACTACAGTACTAGCAAAAAAAGGTTGGGCAAAAGCAAGAGCTTTTGGTGAGATTGATAATGCGCCAGAAGAAAAAGCGCGTGGTATTACGATTGCGACTTCACACGTTGAGTATGAAACAGCTAATCGTCATTACGCACACGTTGACTGTCCTGGGCACGCTGACTATGTAAAAAACATGATCACAGGTGCTGCTCAAATGGATGGAGCTATTTTGGTTGTTTCTGCGGCAGATGGACCTATGCCTCAAACTCGTGAACACATTCTTCTTGCTAAGAACGTTAACGTTCCTTCACTCGTTGTTTTCTTGAATAAAGTTGACATGGTTGATGATCTAGAGATGGTTGACATGGTAGAAGAAGAAATCAGAGATTTGTTGAAAAAATATGATTTCCCTGGTGATGAAACTCCTATTATTCGAGGCTCGGCTCTTAAAGCGCTTCAAGGCGATACAGGCGAACTTGGATCTCAAGCGATTGAGAAATTAATGGAAGCTGTTGATAATTATATTCCACTTCCAAAACGTGATATTGACAAACCTTTCTTAATGCCTGTTGAAGGTGTTTTTTCTATCGCTGGTCGTGGTACTGTTGCGACAGGAAGAATTGAAAAAGGTAAAGTCAAAATTGGTGAAGCTGTTCAATTAGTTGGTCTAAACGACAAAGCTATTGATACAACTGTCACTGGTATTGAAATGTTTAAAAAAGAACTTGCTGAAGGTCAAGCTGGTGATAATGCTGGTCTCCTTCTTCGTGGTGTTAAAAAAGAAGATATTGTTCGTGGAATGGTTATTGCTAAACCAGGTTCTATTACTCCACATAAAAAATTCAGAGGTCAAGTTTATATCTTGAGCAAAGAAGAAGGTGGACGACACAGTTCATTCTTTAGTAACTACCGCCCTCAGTTTTATTTTAGAACAACTGACGTAACTGGTGTTGTTACATTGCCTGCTGGGCGTGAAATGGTAATGCCTGGTGACAACGTTGTTTTAGATATTGAACTTATTTCTCCAATTGCGATGGAAAAAGATTTACGATTCGCGATCAGAGAAGGTGGAAGAACTGTTGGATCTGGAATCGTTACAGAAATTATTTCGTAA
- the rpsC gene encoding 30S ribosomal protein S3, with product MGQKVNPIGFRVGVYRDWDAQWFPRSSVKGSYAKELRDDLIIRKYLEKSLSKAEVARIEIKKTGGVVKVIVHSARPGIVIGKKGQEVDVLRKNLASMLQVSGVDISVEEVRTPELDAVLVAKSIASQLEQRANFKKLMKKATTSAMRAGARGIKICCKGRLNGAEIARAEWSRVGSVPLHTLRADISYGYARSYTVMGVIGVKVWICVGEYQTK from the coding sequence ATGGGTCAAAAGGTTAATCCGATAGGATTTCGTGTCGGAGTTTATAGAGACTGGGATGCTCAGTGGTTTCCAAGAAGTTCCGTAAAAGGATCTTACGCTAAAGAACTCCGTGATGATTTAATAATTAGAAAATATTTAGAAAAAAGTCTCAGTAAGGCTGAAGTAGCAAGAATTGAAATAAAAAAAACTGGCGGGGTCGTCAAAGTTATTGTTCATTCTGCTCGTCCCGGAATTGTTATCGGGAAAAAAGGTCAAGAAGTTGATGTTTTAAGAAAAAATTTAGCAAGCATGCTTCAAGTGAGTGGTGTTGATATTTCTGTTGAAGAAGTAAGAACTCCAGAGCTTGACGCTGTTTTAGTAGCAAAAAGTATAGCAAGTCAACTTGAACAACGTGCAAACTTTAAAAAGCTTATGAAAAAAGCTACGACATCTGCTATGAGAGCTGGTGCTCGAGGGATTAAAATTTGCTGTAAAGGTCGTTTGAACGGAGCTGAAATTGCTCGCGCTGAATGGTCAAGAGTTGGATCTGTACCTCTTCATACGCTTCGTGCTGATATTAGTTATGGATATGCTCGATCATATACCGTAATGGGAGTTATTGGGGTCAAAGTTTGGATCTGTGTTGGCGAATACCAAACAAAATAA
- the rpsJ gene encoding 30S ribosomal protein S10: MKKQKIRLTLKSYDHQLLDKAVKEIAMTAKKTGTDLVGPVPLPNKKRCFTVLRSPHIDKKSREQFEIITHKRILEMISPSDQTMAALMKLNISAGVDVEIK; the protein is encoded by the coding sequence ATGAAAAAACAGAAAATTAGATTAACATTAAAATCTTACGATCATCAATTACTTGATAAAGCAGTAAAAGAAATTGCTATGACGGCTAAAAAAACAGGAACCGACCTTGTCGGTCCTGTTCCTTTGCCAAATAAAAAGCGATGTTTTACTGTGTTGCGTTCTCCGCATATCGATAAAAAATCTCGTGAGCAATTCGAAATTATTACACACAAGCGGATTTTAGAAATGATTTCACCGTCAGACCAGACTATGGCTGCATTGATGAAGCTGAATATTTCTGCTGGTGTTGATGTTGAAATTAAGTAA
- a CDS encoding 50S ribosomal protein L23: MELSIFNIIVGPVVSNKAYRLHQTLKKITLEVHPEANKSLIAQAMHKLFNVEVESVNVIVRKGKRKLSKTKNVSFDNLRKVAVITLKKGHELNLFGDAAMSVGHENAEKLQGSASRLNENS; encoded by the coding sequence ATGGAATTAAGCATCTTTAATATTATTGTTGGACCGGTAGTCTCTAACAAAGCATACCGATTACATCAAACATTGAAAAAAATCACATTAGAAGTGCATCCAGAAGCTAACAAATCATTGATCGCACAAGCTATGCATAAACTTTTTAACGTTGAAGTTGAATCTGTGAATGTTATAGTTCGTAAAGGAAAGCGTAAGCTTTCTAAAACGAAAAATGTAAGCTTTGATAATTTGCGAAAAGTTGCAGTCATAACTCTTAAAAAAGGTCATGAATTGAATCTTTTTGGTGATGCAGCTATGTCAGTTGGGCATGAAAATGCAGAGAAGTTGCAAGGTTCTGCTTCTCGCTTAAATGAAAACAGTTAA
- the rpsS gene encoding 30S ribosomal protein S19, with the protein MARSAKKGPFVDPSVMKKVEKVKESSKREVIKTWSRRSTILPEFVGLTFAVHNGKKFVEVLVSENMVGHHLGEFAPTRTFKMHSGQRQTSTVSKS; encoded by the coding sequence ATGGCTAGATCGGCAAAAAAAGGTCCTTTTGTGGACCCTTCAGTTATGAAAAAAGTCGAAAAAGTAAAAGAAAGTTCTAAGCGTGAAGTTATTAAAACTTGGTCGCGAAGAAGCACAATTTTACCAGAATTTGTTGGGCTGACATTTGCAGTACACAATGGCAAAAAATTTGTTGAAGTATTGGTAAGCGAAAACATGGTTGGGCATCATTTAGGTGAGTTTGCTCCAACTAGAACATTTAAAATGCATAGTGGACAACGTCAAACAAGTACGGTTTCAAAATCGTAA
- the rpmC gene encoding 50S ribosomal protein L29: MQKNIKNELKQMAVEPLKIRAEEIRKEMFLLRMKKFSTPEKNTALARSLRRSLACALTFLRQKELHGDQ, encoded by the coding sequence ATGCAAAAGAATATAAAAAACGAATTAAAACAAATGGCTGTAGAGCCATTAAAGATTCGAGCAGAAGAAATACGCAAAGAGATGTTTTTATTGAGAATGAAAAAGTTTTCAACTCCTGAAAAAAACACAGCTCTTGCAAGAAGTTTACGTAGAAGCTTAGCTTGTGCGTTAACATTCTTAAGACAAAAGGAATTACATGGCGACCAGTAA
- the rplF gene encoding 50S ribosomal protein L6 codes for MSKIGRKPISTKDVAVTIDGQTVSYKGAKKSGTYLLPDCLRAKLENDFLKIELTNPLDKKNNNFWGLHRALLSNELMGSIDEFAENVVIVGLGYKGELKGNTIVFSLGYSHKIDFELPADVAVVIDKTGQKINIRSTSKFLVGDVAQRICALRRPEPYKGTGVRLQDEIIHRKTGKN; via the coding sequence ATGTCTAAAATTGGTAGAAAACCTATCAGCACTAAAGATGTTGCTGTAACAATAGATGGCCAAACTGTTTCTTACAAGGGAGCAAAAAAATCAGGGACATACTTGTTACCAGATTGTTTACGTGCGAAACTTGAAAATGATTTTCTTAAAATAGAGCTTACAAACCCTCTAGATAAAAAAAATAATAACTTTTGGGGACTTCATAGAGCTTTGCTTTCAAATGAATTAATGGGCTCAATAGATGAATTCGCTGAAAACGTTGTTATTGTTGGTTTAGGATATAAGGGCGAGCTAAAAGGAAATACTATTGTGTTTTCTTTGGGCTATAGCCATAAAATTGACTTTGAGTTGCCTGCAGACGTTGCAGTTGTAATTGACAAAACAGGTCAAAAAATAAATATTCGATCAACAAGTAAATTTTTGGTTGGAGACGTTGCTCAACGTATTTGTGCTTTAAGAAGACCTGAACCGTACAAAGGGACGGGTGTTCGTTTGCAAGATGAGATCATTCATAGAAAAACAGGAAAAAATTAA
- the rpsQ gene encoding 30S ribosomal protein S17, producing the protein MATSNKKFLSGVVISDKMNKTIVVSYERAFKHEKFQKIVRTVKNYKVHDPEEVAKIGDRVEFFEGAPKSKTKYMYLHRVIS; encoded by the coding sequence ATGGCGACCAGTAATAAAAAGTTTTTGAGCGGAGTTGTAATCTCTGACAAAATGAATAAAACAATAGTTGTTTCTTATGAGCGAGCATTCAAACATGAGAAGTTTCAAAAAATTGTTAGAACTGTCAAAAATTACAAAGTACATGATCCAGAAGAAGTAGCAAAAATTGGAGATCGTGTAGAGTTTTTTGAAGGTGCTCCTAAGTCGAAAACAAAATATATGTATCTACACCGAGTTATTAGTTAA
- the rplN gene encoding 50S ribosomal protein L14, which translates to MIQKESFLKVADNSGAKLLKCFHLVGGTRKRYAFIGDIVKCSVKVAIPQGMVKKGDIVDVMIVRTRKELRRADGTYIRFSENAGVILKDGKMLGTRIFGPVAREIRATGQAKIVSSAPEVL; encoded by the coding sequence ATGATACAAAAAGAATCCTTTTTAAAGGTTGCTGATAATTCTGGTGCTAAACTATTGAAATGTTTTCACTTGGTTGGAGGCACTCGCAAAAGATACGCATTTATTGGTGATATCGTGAAATGTTCTGTTAAGGTAGCAATACCACAAGGCATGGTCAAAAAAGGTGATATCGTCGATGTTATGATCGTTCGAACAAGAAAAGAACTTCGTCGTGCGGATGGAACTTACATACGTTTTAGTGAAAACGCTGGGGTTATCTTAAAAGACGGTAAAATGTTAGGAACTCGAATTTTCGGTCCTGTTGCTCGTGAAATTCGTGCAACTGGTCAAGCGAAAATTGTTTCTTCGGCTCCAGAAGTTTTGTAG
- the rplC gene encoding 50S ribosomal protein L3 codes for MVNGFWGRKVGMTQVFSEDNKVVPVTAVDASWWVVSQIKTHAKDGYNAIQVAYIREKHQSAQFHEDWLKQKSKYFRWVKEILVDLVSDDILVGQSFDFSNIVKAKDIVNVMGTTKGCGFAGVMRRHKFTGGVASHGSMLGRRPGSISFMRSQGKVIKGKKMAGHMGVTRKTVRGLEVVQVVPQDNLILIKGAMAGKPGDLVYVRKNG; via the coding sequence ATGGTTAATGGTTTTTGGGGCCGCAAGGTAGGAATGACTCAGGTCTTTTCTGAAGACAATAAAGTCGTCCCAGTAACCGCTGTTGATGCTTCTTGGTGGGTTGTTTCTCAAATTAAAACCCATGCCAAAGATGGATATAATGCAATTCAGGTTGCATATATTCGTGAAAAGCATCAAAGTGCACAGTTTCATGAAGATTGGCTCAAACAAAAATCAAAGTATTTTCGTTGGGTGAAAGAAATTTTAGTTGATCTAGTATCGGATGATATCTTAGTGGGTCAGTCATTTGATTTTTCAAACATTGTGAAAGCAAAAGATATTGTTAACGTTATGGGAACAACAAAGGGTTGTGGCTTTGCAGGTGTAATGCGTCGACATAAATTTACAGGCGGCGTGGCAAGTCATGGTTCAATGTTGGGAAGACGACCGGGAAGTATCAGCTTCATGCGTTCACAAGGGAAAGTTATCAAAGGTAAAAAGATGGCTGGTCATATGGGTGTAACGCGTAAAACAGTAAGAGGCCTTGAAGTTGTACAAGTTGTACCTCAAGATAATCTTATTCTGATTAAGGGTGCTATGGCTGGAAAGCCTGGTGACTTAGTATACGTTCGTAAGAATGGGTAA
- the rplV gene encoding 50S ribosomal protein L22, producing the protein MDFKASAKFIKRSPYKLRPIVDVIRGKNAQYALGWLKVYGLKKSLPVTKLLESAIANARNRQEDIAPKDLRIEEVRVDQGPAYKYFKPSAMGRSMVLRKRLSHITIVLKRIDVEKQ; encoded by the coding sequence ATGGATTTTAAAGCGTCGGCAAAATTTATCAAACGATCACCGTATAAATTGCGACCAATTGTAGATGTTATACGTGGAAAAAATGCTCAATATGCATTGGGCTGGTTAAAAGTATACGGACTTAAAAAATCGTTACCTGTAACAAAACTTCTTGAATCTGCTATTGCAAATGCGCGCAATCGGCAAGAAGATATCGCTCCTAAAGACTTAAGAATTGAAGAAGTTCGTGTCGATCAGGGGCCAGCTTATAAATATTTTAAACCGTCTGCAATGGGACGTTCTATGGTTTTGAGAAAAAGACTAAGCCATATCACGATTGTATTGAAGCGTATAGACGTTGAAAAACAATAA
- the rplP gene encoding 50S ribosomal protein L16, whose amino-acid sequence MLMPKKVKFRKSHRGRMTGISKGARTVAFGEFGLEAVEPVWLTAQQIESVRVTVARRIKKVGKFFLRVFPDKPVSKKPIETRMGKGKGNPEFWVAVVKRGRVICELGDVDEATAKEIFRMASYKLPMKTKFVRKEV is encoded by the coding sequence ATGTTGATGCCAAAAAAAGTAAAATTTAGAAAATCACACCGTGGAAGAATGACCGGTATTTCTAAGGGAGCTCGTACAGTTGCGTTCGGAGAATTTGGTCTTGAAGCTGTTGAGCCAGTTTGGTTAACAGCCCAGCAAATTGAATCTGTGCGTGTTACCGTTGCTCGTAGAATAAAAAAGGTTGGAAAATTCTTTTTAAGAGTGTTTCCTGACAAACCTGTTAGTAAAAAACCAATTGAAACTCGTATGGGTAAAGGTAAAGGAAATCCAGAATTTTGGGTTGCTGTAGTAAAGCGTGGACGAGTTATTTGTGAACTTGGCGATGTAGATGAAGCAACAGCAAAAGAAATTTTTAGAATGGCTTCTTATAAACTTCCAATGAAAACAAAGTTTGTAAGAAAGGAAGTTTAA
- the rpsH gene encoding 30S ribosomal protein S8, whose translation MSKDVIADFLTIVRNGIVRSKHSVETSYSRLRYEIAQILKEEGFVLDVLVEEQLEQKNIKIVLKYVDGESVIHEITRISKPSRRVYTGVDNVKPVISGLGVSILTTSKGVMTGQVAKKHRVGGELICTIW comes from the coding sequence GTGTCAAAAGATGTAATTGCAGATTTTTTAACGATAGTTCGAAATGGCATTGTAAGGTCAAAGCATTCTGTTGAGACTAGCTATTCAAGACTTCGTTATGAAATTGCTCAAATCTTAAAAGAAGAAGGTTTTGTTTTAGATGTTTTAGTAGAAGAACAGCTAGAGCAAAAAAATATCAAAATTGTATTGAAGTATGTTGATGGCGAATCGGTGATTCATGAAATCACTCGTATCAGTAAGCCAAGTCGTCGTGTTTACACTGGCGTTGACAATGTCAAACCTGTTATTAGTGGTTTAGGCGTAAGCATTTTAACTACTAGCAAGGGTGTTATGACTGGTCAGGTTGCTAAGAAGCATCGTGTTGGCGGCGAATTAATTTGTACAATTTGGTAA